GGATGCCTCGGTGTCGGGCTTGCAGGCGGACCTGGCCGATCTGGCGGGATAGTGGCGGGATAGTGGCCGGATGACGGCGGGACGGCGGCAGGCGGTATGCCTTCTCTGCTGCCCGGGCAGGGGCCGCGCAAGGGCCAGCGCAGGACCGGAACACCAACGCACGCAAAAAGGGCGGGGAGCATGCTCCCCGCCCTGTCTTTTTCTGGCTGGTTTGCGTCGCGCGCTAGATCTTGGCGGCGGTGCGCAGGTCGGCCACGGCGTCGCACTGCTCCCAGGTGAACTCGGGCAGTTCGCGGCCGAAGTGGCCGTAGCAGGTGGTCTTGCCGTAGATGGGGCGGTTCAGGTCGAGGCGCTTGATGATGTGGTACGGGCGCAGGTCGAACACCTCGCGCACGGCGCGGGTCAGCACTTCGTCCGACAGTTCGCTGCTGCCCAGCGAGGAGACCAGCACCGAAACCGGCTCGGCCACGCCGATGCAGTAGGCGATCTGCACTTCGCACTTGGGCGCCAGGCCCGCCTTGACCACGTTCTTGGCGATGTAGCGGCCCATGTACGCGCCGGAACGGTCCACCTTGGAGGCGTCCTTGCCGGAGAACGCGCCGCCGCCATGGTGGCCGGCGCCGCCGTAGGTGTCCTGGATGATCTTGCGGCCGGTCAGGCCGCAGTCGCCCATGGGGCCGCCGACGACGAAGCGCCCGGTGGTGTTGATGAAGATTTCGCAGCCGTCGGCCATCAGGCCTTCGGGCAGCGTCTTCTTGATCACTTCCTCGATGATGCCTTCGCGGATGGTGTCGTTGGACACGTTGTCGGCATGCTGCGACGAGACCACCACGTTGTTGATGTGCACGGGTTTGCCGTCCACGTATTCGAACGAAACCTGGGTCTTGCCGTCGGGGCGCAGGAAGTCGAGGATGCCGTCCTTGCGCACCTGGGTCAGGCGCTGCGAAAGCTGGTGCGCCCAGTAGATGGGGGCGGGCATCAGGGTGGGGGTTTCATCGCAGGCAAAGCCGAACATCATGCCCTGGTCGCCCGCGCCCTGGTCTTCGGGGTTGCCGCGGTCCACGCCCTGAGCGATGTCGCCCGACTGCTTGTCGATGGAGGAGATGACCGCGCAGGTCTTCCAGTCGAAGCCCATTTCCGAGCTGTTGTAGCCGATGTTGCGGATGGTGGAGCGCACCACCTCGGGCAGGTCGGCAAAGCCCTTGGTGCGGATTTCGCCCGCGATGAAGGCCATGCCGGTGGTCACCAGCGTTTCGCAGGCCACGCGGGACATGGGGTCCTGCGCCAGCAGCACGTCAAGCACGGCATCGGAAATCTGGTCGGCAACCTTGTCGGGGTGGCCTTCGGTGACGGATTCGGACGTGAAGAAGTAGCGGCCTTTTCCGGGAATCATGCGGTCCTCCTGATGATGCGCGCGTGGCCCCGGCTGTGGCCTGCGCCCCTTCGCCGGTGTGGGCGGTGTGGGCGGTGCGGGCTGCGGGCGCGTTTCTTTGCGTGGGTTGCGGTTGTCTGCCCCGGCGGACGTGGTGAGCCTATTCTCCGGCCAGCAGCATGTTGTCGATAAGCCGGGCCTTGCCCAGGCGGAAGGCCACCGCGCACAGGGCTGCGTCGGTGATGCGCGCGAGCGGCTCCAGCGTTTCCGGGTGGACGATGGAAATGTAGTCTTCCTGCGCCAGGGGCAGGCTTTCGCGCCAGTAGCGGCGCATGGCCTCGGCCACGGCGGCGGCATCGCGCTCGCCCCCCTGCACCAGCGCCCGGCCAAGGGCCAGGCCGTGGTGGATGTTGGGGGCCTGGGCGCGTTCTTCGGTCGAAAGGTAGATGTTGCGCGAGCTCATGGCCAGCCCGTCCTGCTCGCGCACGATGGGGCGGCCCACCACGTCCACGGGCACGTTCAGGTCGCGCGCCATGCGGCGGATGATGGCCAGCTGCTGCCAGTCCTTCTGGCCGAACACGGCGGTGCGCGGCATGGCCAGCTGGAACAGCTTCATGACCACGGTGCACACCCCCCGGAAATGGGTGGGGCGCGAAACGCCGCACAGCGTGCCCGCCAGAGAGGGCACCTCTATCCACGTGGCATGGCCCGCCGGAAACATGTCCGCGGGCTGCGGGGTGAACAGGATGTCCGCGCCGTTGGCCTCGGCCAGGGCGGCATCGCGTTCAAGGTCGCGCGGATAGGCGGCCAGGTCTTCGCCGGGGCCGAACTGCGTGGGGTTCACGAACAGGCTGACTACCACCTTGTCGCCCACCGAGCGGGCGTAGGACATCAGGCTTTCGTGCCCGGAATGGTAGTAGCCCATGGTGGGCACCAGCACGGTGTGCTGGCCGTCGGCCCGCCAGCGCAGGCAGGTCTGTTGCAACGTGCGTGGGTCGGTGAGTATCTGCATATCAAGTTATCCGAATATTGTTGTGTAGGCGGGTATACACGCAGCCCGCCATGATGTCCAGCGAAAACGGCGTCCGATATGGGCGGCGCGAAGCGGGGCAGGGACAGGGGGCGCATCGGACGCCCGGCAGGTTTGTCCGCACGGCGTGCGAATCAGCAAATCGCATGCCGGAGGGGCGTGTGGTCCCCGGCTGGGCGACCGGGCCCCGCGCGCGTCCGCCATCACTTGACGGCGGCGGTGGCTGCGGGCAAGAGCAGGGTCGGGCCACCCGCACCCGGCAGTGTGGCCCGCAACGTCAAAGCCCACGGGAGCCGCATGGTCGCGTCCAATTCCCACCACACGCCCGAAGCGCCGCACGGCACAGCGGAAGGTTCCGCCGCCGCGCGGGAGCCGTCGTCTTGCGCGTCGTTCCAGCCGTACCATCAGGGGCAACTGGACGTGTTCTGTGCGGTGTACGCGGTGGCCAACGCCCTGCGCTCCGTCCATCCGCTGGGCATGGGGCAGGCGCGGCGGCTGTTCAACGACGTGCTGCTGGACCTTTCCCGCGATGCGGACGCCTTTCGCACCGTGCTGTACAACGCCACCGATCACGATGCGCTGGTGCGCGCGGTGCTGGAGTGCGCCCGCCGCGATGTGGTGCCGCTGCGCGTGGAGCGCCCCTTCGCGACCAGCCCAGCCCTTCGCGTGACGGGCCGGGTGGGGCCGGATGCGTCGGCGCCAGCCAGACGGGCCTACGGCCCGGATGCGTCATTGCCAGACAGGTGGGGCCACGGCCCGGATGCATCTCCCCAGCCCACGCCCCGCGCGGTGTGGGAAACCCTTGTGGGCTGGCTTTGCGGCGGAACGGGGCGGGCAGCCGTGTTGCGCTTTCATCGCTACCTGCCCTTCAAGGGCGACCCGGTGATCTCGCACTGGACGGCGGCGGGCATTCCGTTGGGCGACACGCTGTTCCTGCACGACTCCAGCCGCGAATCCAACGCCATTCACGTCATCGAGCGGGGCGGCTTCGTCACCGCGCCGGAGCACCTTTCCGACGACAGGCTGGTGCTGGTGGAGCCGCGCTGCCTGTACCTGATCGACGTCTCCGTCTGACCGCAGTTTCCGGATAGCCCCTTTCTTCGCGGGCTTCGTCGGCCCTTGCCCGCAGTTCAGATGGAATGCGGCAAGAGCATGTTTTCCGTGGGGGGCTTGTTTCCGCGTCGTGGGGCAGGGACTGCCATGCGGAAACAGCCCAGGGTTTGTCAATCCAGCCCTTTCTCTTTCAGCCACTGAGACAACAGGTCCGCCACCTTGACGTTGTTCAGGTCCGAAAAGGGGAAGTGGGTATTGCCGACCTGTCCGGCTTCGGGCAGGTGGAGCACGGTCGCATCGCCTCCATGTCGGTTCACGGTTTCCGCCCATTTCCTTGCCATGGCAAGGCAGGCCCGCCAGTAATCCTGGGCTGGAACGTCGCTGGGATCATTGGGGATGTTATCGCCGTAATAGATGATGATCGGCAGCCGCGTCAGCTTCTTGAAGTCTGACATGGGAACGCCGAGGGCGCTCAGGGTGGCGAACCTGTTTTCAATGGGCGCGGGTACCTCTCCTTCGGGGAAGGTGAAGTTGCTGCCGGGCTCGTACGCCACGACAGCGCGTACATTCGGGCTTTTCATGGCCGCCATCCAACCCGGACCGCCACCCTGCGAATGGGTGACCAGGATGCCGTCGCCGATTTTCGCGAACAACGCGGACAGGGAGTCCGAAATTACCCCGGCATCGAACGGGCCGGTATTCGGCGTCATTTGCCGGAAGTACTGATTCAGTGTGTCCTTGCCCCTGGGGAACTGGCTGCCGGGGAAATAGTCCGGCCATACGCCCACCCGGAACTGGGTGAACCACATCTGTTCGTCCGGCGTGGGGGTTACCTTCTGCTCCACCATGCTGCGGCCCGCATTGCCGCGCCGCGGCTGGTCAACGAGGTAGGTACTGAAGCCCCGCCGCAGGAAGATGTTCTGGAACCCTTCACGCCCGTCCGGGGTGCTTTCCCAGGTTTTGGAGAACTGCCCGGCCCCGTGCAGGAATACCAGCGGGTATCTGCGCGCATTTACCGGCTTTTGGTAAAACACGTAGGCGTGGTCGCCGTGGAACGTCTGGCCTGCGGGATCGGCGGGCTTGCGCGGATCGAATGTGCCGGGATTCCGGGCAACCGTGCCGCCCACGGCAAAGCTGCCCTGTTCCTGAATCAGCAGCGGGGGCTGGGCCCCCTTTTCCGCCGCCATGGCGTCAGCCGTCGCAAAAAGTCCCACCGTGAGCAATAGTCCCGCAAGGAATGGTTTTCGCTTCATGCAAGATACTCCTTACTTTTGATCCTTCCCCGGCTGTCTTTCCCGGAAACGGTAGGCATGGTCCATCCGGTTTTCCGCATCTGTGCCCGCGCTGGCGCCAAATCCATGCCCGCATGACGGCAGGGCCCAAATTCCGCTGCTGGTTCCGCCCTTATCTGGTTCGATACTGTTCATCAGTTACCTGCTCCATCCATTCTACACTCTTGCCTTCCACATGTTCTCCTATGGCAAGATGCGTCATGGCGGCATCGGGGGCAGCGCCATGCCAGTGCTTGACGCCGGGAGGACAAATCACCACGTCCCCCTGCCGGATAACCTCGACGGGGCCGCCCCATTCCTGTGTCAGGCCCGTCCCGAACGTAACGATCAGGGTCTGGCCCAGCGGATGGGTATGCCAGTTCGTGCGCGCTCCCGGTTCAAAGGTGACATAAGAACCATAGGCACGGGCGGGAGCCTGAGCCTGGAAGACGGGATCGACGCGGACGTATCCCGTAAAATTCCCGCTCGGAGCCGTCGAGGAAGGGCGTGAGCCGCCGAGAATGACGACTTGCCCCAGGCCGTTCTGTTCTTCTGCATGGGCCCGTGCGGATAATGCGATTTCCGGAACCAGCAGGCACAGTGCAATCAGGGATATTGTGAGAACGTTCATGCAAACTCCATGGTGGATTCCCTCCACTGCGTCTGCCAGGGCAGTG
This genomic window from Nitratidesulfovibrio sp. SRB-5 contains:
- the metK gene encoding methionine adenosyltransferase → MIPGKGRYFFTSESVTEGHPDKVADQISDAVLDVLLAQDPMSRVACETLVTTGMAFIAGEIRTKGFADLPEVVRSTIRNIGYNSSEMGFDWKTCAVISSIDKQSGDIAQGVDRGNPEDQGAGDQGMMFGFACDETPTLMPAPIYWAHQLSQRLTQVRKDGILDFLRPDGKTQVSFEYVDGKPVHINNVVVSSQHADNVSNDTIREGIIEEVIKKTLPEGLMADGCEIFINTTGRFVVGGPMGDCGLTGRKIIQDTYGGAGHHGGGAFSGKDASKVDRSGAYMGRYIAKNVVKAGLAPKCEVQIAYCIGVAEPVSVLVSSLGSSELSDEVLTRAVREVFDLRPYHIIKRLDLNRPIYGKTTCYGHFGRELPEFTWEQCDAVADLRTAAKI
- the panC gene encoding pantoate--beta-alanine ligase produces the protein MQILTDPRTLQQTCLRWRADGQHTVLVPTMGYYHSGHESLMSYARSVGDKVVVSLFVNPTQFGPGEDLAAYPRDLERDAALAEANGADILFTPQPADMFPAGHATWIEVPSLAGTLCGVSRPTHFRGVCTVVMKLFQLAMPRTAVFGQKDWQQLAIIRRMARDLNVPVDVVGRPIVREQDGLAMSSRNIYLSTEERAQAPNIHHGLALGRALVQGGERDAAAVAEAMRRYWRESLPLAQEDYISIVHPETLEPLARITDAALCAVAFRLGKARLIDNMLLAGE
- a CDS encoding alpha/beta hydrolase; the encoded protein is MKRKPFLAGLLLTVGLFATADAMAAEKGAQPPLLIQEQGSFAVGGTVARNPGTFDPRKPADPAGQTFHGDHAYVFYQKPVNARRYPLVFLHGAGQFSKTWESTPDGREGFQNIFLRRGFSTYLVDQPRRGNAGRSMVEQKVTPTPDEQMWFTQFRVGVWPDYFPGSQFPRGKDTLNQYFRQMTPNTGPFDAGVISDSLSALFAKIGDGILVTHSQGGGPGWMAAMKSPNVRAVVAYEPGSNFTFPEGEVPAPIENRFATLSALGVPMSDFKKLTRLPIIIYYGDNIPNDPSDVPAQDYWRACLAMARKWAETVNRHGGDATVLHLPEAGQVGNTHFPFSDLNNVKVADLLSQWLKEKGLD
- a CDS encoding cupin domain-containing protein, with the translated sequence MNVLTISLIALCLLVPEIALSARAHAEEQNGLGQVVILGGSRPSSTAPSGNFTGYVRVDPVFQAQAPARAYGSYVTFEPGARTNWHTHPLGQTLIVTFGTGLTQEWGGPVEVIRQGDVVICPPGVKHWHGAAPDAAMTHLAIGEHVEGKSVEWMEQVTDEQYRTR